From the Pirellulales bacterium genome, the window CGCCAGATCGACCATGCTTTCCAGAAACTCGCGCCGCACCAGCGTGTCGAGGCCCGAAGTCGGCTCGTCGAGCACGAGCACGCCCGGCTCGTGGGCCAGCGCCAGCGAGAGGGCGACTTTGGCCCGCATCCCTTTGGAAAGGTCTTTGATCTTTCGCTCGCGCGGCAGCTCGTACTGCTCGACAAGCGACTGATAGCGGGGCAGGTAGGCGGCATCGTAAAAGCCGGCCGCGAACCAGCCGATTTCGGCGACCGTCATCCACTCGTACAGCGTCGGCCGTTCGGGCACGTAGCCCACGCGGCGGCGGATGGCCAGCCCGTCGCGGCGGCTGTCGAGGCCCAGCACCCGCGCCTCGCCGGCCGTCGGCTCTTCCAGCCCCAACAGCAGCTTGATGGCCGTCGTCTTGCCGGCGCCATTCTCGCCCAGCAAGGCGAACACCACGCCCGGCGGCACTTCCAGCGAAACATCGGC encodes:
- a CDS encoding ABC transporter ATP-binding protein, which codes for MEPVIQLKKVTKRFGSHTALADVSLEVPPGVVFALLGENGAGKTTAIKLLLGLEEPTAGEARVLGLDSRRDGLAIRRRVGYVPERPTLYEWMTVAEIGWFAAGFYDAAYLPRYQSLVEQYELPRERKIKDLSKGMRAKVALSLALAHEPGVLVLDEPTSGLDTLVRREFLESMVDLAAAGRTVLLSSHQIAEVERVADFVAIISHGKLLLVERLDTLKEQVRELTVTLADGAAAPPTVCGELLRRRHRTRQWQLLVRYLAEEHVEALRTHESVAAVEVRTPALEEIFVAYLQSPPAMQRGAAVEEVPVP